AAGATTAGCAACAAAAGAAGACATGTCAAGAGTTTATGAACTCATTAAAGAATTGGCAATTTTCGAAAAAGAACCTGATGCAGTCGAAGTTACCGTTAATCAACTTATTGAAGATGGATTTGGTGATGAACCCAAATTTGTTTGTTTTGTAGTTGAGATTGACGATAAAGTCGAAGGTCTGGCTCTTATTTATACAAGATATTCCACTTGGAAAGGCGAAGTTATTCATCTTGAAGATTTAATTGTATCTCAAGCTTTAAGAGGAAAAGGACTTGGCACTGTTTTACTTGATGAAGTCGTAAAATATGGAAAACAAAAAGGCGTAAAACGCATTAGTTGGGAAGTGTTGGATTGGAATGAGTCAGCAATCGAATTTTATGAAAAGAAAGGCGCTAATGTTATGAGAGATTGGGATGTAGTACAAATGGATAGTGCAGCTATTGATAAATATATAAGTAAATTATAAGTGAAAGTTTTCAAATTTGGTGGGGCATCGGTAAAAGATGCAGAAGGTGTAAAAAACGTAGCTACGGTTCTAAAAACAGTAGGTTATGATAATACACTTGTTGTGGTTTCTGCAATGGGAAAAACCACTAACGCTATGGAATTAGTCATCAAAAACTACTTTGAAAATAAAGCTGAATTACAAAGTGCTTTACTAGACGTTAAGAAGTTTCATAATCAAATTTTATTAGACCTTTTTGACAATGAAAGACACCCAGTTTTTGCTAGTGTAAAACGACTGTTTTCAGAACTTGATGCATTTTTAAAAATCAACAAATCTCCGGACTATAATTTTGTTTACGATCAATCGATTGGCTATGGCGAGTTAATTTCGACAACAATAATTAGTTATTATCTTAATGAAATTGGCTTAAAAAATAATTGGTTAGATGTACGTTCATTTATAAAAACCGATAATTATTACAGACGTGCTAATGTAAATTGGGAAGAAACACAAAGCAAAATTATAAAGAATTTTGATACTACCATTTTAAATATTACTCAAGGCTTTTTAGGAAGTGATTCTAACAATTTTACGACCACATTAGGACGAGAAGGTAGTGACTACACAGCTGCTATTTTTGCATATTGTTTAAATGCAACAAGTGTAACTATCTGGAAAGATGTGCCTGGTGTTTTAAATGCCGACCCACGTTATTTTGAAAACGCGCAATTGCTCAATCAAATATCCTACAGAGAAACAATTGAGTTGGCTTTTTATGGCGCTTCTGTGATTCATCCAAAAACGCTTCAACCATTACAACGTAAGGAAATTCCATTGTTTGTAAAATCATTTTTAAATCCTGAAGTAGATGGTACTAGTGTCAGCAAAGGCAAAACATTAACTCCAGAAATTCCATGTTTTATTGTGAAGAAAAATCAAGTTTTAATTTCATTATCATCCTTAGATTTTTCATATATAGTTGAAGAAAATATAAGTGAAATTTTTAGTCTTTTGCATTTATATAAAATGAAGGTAGATGTGATTCAGAATTCGGCGATTAGTTTTTCGGTGTGTTTAGAAAACACTTATAATAATCTTGAAAAATTGCTTCAACATCTTAAAGCAAAATTTAATGTAACATGCCACAAAAACGTAAATCTATATACTATTAGGCATTTTACTGATGAGGCGATTTCAACTCTAGAAAAAGATAAAACCGTGTTGCTTAAACAATTAACCCAAGAAACCGTTCAGATAGTAACTACCTAAACATTTACTACATTTGCTTATATGTCTAAATCATCAAATACAGGGTTAGTATCCGCTAAAGAAGTTGCAAAAGCCATTAACGCTGACAAGTATGGTTTTTTAGGAACTTTTGCAGGATGGATTTTGATGAAAGTTCTAAAAATATCTTCTCTTAACCGTGTTTATAATCGTAATAAACATTTAACAGATCTTGAGTTTTTAGATGGACTTTTGGGCGATTTTCAGATTAAGTTCGAAATTCCTGAAGAAGATTTAAAACGTTTACCAAAAGAAGGACCATATATTACTGTGTCTAATCATCCACTCGGCGGAATAGATGGTATTTTGTTATTAAAATTGATGATTGAACAACGAAGTGATTTCAAAATTATAGCAAATTTTTTATTGCACCGAATTGAACCATTAAAACCCTACATAATGCCAGTCAATCCTTTTGAAGACAGAAAGGATGCTGCAAGTAGTATTTCTGGATTTAAAAATGCAATAATGCATTTACGTGACGGTCATCCACTTGGGGTATTTCCAGCAGGAGAAGTGTCCACATACAAAGATGGAAAATTAGTCGTTGATAAGCCATGGGAAGATGCTGCCATGAAATTGATTCAAAAAGCTGAAGTGCCAGTTGTCCCCATTTACTTTCATGCCAAAAATAGCCGACTGTTTTACAGACTTTCAAAAATCAGTGATACACTTAGAACTGCCAAATTACCTTCAGAATTACTAACACAAAAGCGTCGTGTGATTAAAGTAAGAATTGGTAAACCGATTTCTGTAAAGGACCAAAAAGAGCATTCTGGTTTAAAAGATTTTTCAGATTTTATTAGACAGAAAACTTACATGTTATCCAGAGCTTTTGAAGATAAGCCAAAGATATTAGACAACCTTCAATCGCAATTAAAAGTGCCAAAACAAGCTAAACGAATCGTAACACCAGTAGACTCTGAGGTTATGATTGACGAGGTTGAGGCTCTTAAAGAAAAAGATTGCCGTCTTTTGACTAGTAAAAATTACGAAGTGTATTTGGCTTCTGCTAACGATATTCCTAATGTTTTAAGAGAGATAGGGCGACTTCGTGAAATTACGTTTAGAGAAGTAGGTGAAGGCACAAATGAATCTATTGATTTAGATAATTTTGACACCTATTACCACCATATGTTTTTATGGGATAGTGAAGCAAAAGTCATAGCAGGTGCATACCGAATGGGATTAGGCTCGAAGATTTTTGCTGCTCACGGTATAGATGGTTTCTATCTACAGGATTTATTCCGTTTTGAGCCAGAACTCTATAAAATGATGAGTCAATCAATAGAAATGGGACGTGCTTTTATCATTAAAGAGTACCAACAGAAACCAATGCCTTTATTCTTATTATGGAAAGGTATTGTACATACAACATTACGTTTCCCAGAGCACAAATATTTAATTGGTGGCGTGAGTATTAGTAATCAGTTTTCAAATTTCTCAAAGAGTTTAATGATTGAGTTTATGAAATCTCATTACTATGACCCATACGTTGCACAATATGTTCATCCTAAAAAAGAATTTAAGGTAAAGCTTAAGGATGCCGACAAAGACTTTGTTTTTGATGCTACTGAAGCCGACTTAAACAAATTTGATAAGATTATCGATGAAGTAGAACCAGGAGCTTTAAGGCTTCCTGTTTTACTGAAAAAGTATATTAAGCAGAATGCTAAACTAGTTGCATTTAATGTCGATCCACTATTCAATAATGCGGTTGATGGCCTCATGTATATTAAAATTGCTGACTTACCAGAAAGTACGGTTAGACCAGTAATGGAAGAGTTTCAAGCAGAGCTAGAACGAAAATTCATGGATAATAATGACAAGTAAAATTTATTTTATTTTACTTCTTTTTGCTTCTTTAACTACGTATGCTCAAACTTTAAAAGGTAAAGTTTTTGATGCTATAACAAAAGTACCATTAGAGTCTGTTTCTGTCTATTTTGACAATACCACAATCGGTACAACAACAAATGATTTAGGTGAATTTTCTATAACGTATAATGATGCCGTACAGTCCACCTTAGTGATATCTTTTTTAGGATACGACAAAGTTTTTATTAGAGATTACCGTCAGAAAAAGAATATTATAATAGAGCTCAAAGAAGCTGTTGCTCAATTGGACGAAGTTGTAATAAATACTGATGACGGGATGTCCCGTGAAATGAAATTAAAGTGGTTTCGAAAAGAGTTTCTGGGAAAGTCAAGCAACGGAAAATCTTGTAAAATCCTCAACGAAAAAGATATCAAACTTCGTTTTGATAAGAGAAAAAGAACAATTACAGCATGGAGCAATAAACCAATTATAATCAAGAATAAAAACCTGCAATACGAAATAAGCTTTGATATAATAGATTTTGAAATACAATTAGGAAGTTTTAATGCTTCCTCAGTGATGTACACAGGAACTTGTTTTTTTAAAGATTTAGATATAAAACAAACAAAAAAAATAAGTCGTAAAAGAGAAAAGACTTATGAAGGCTCAGTACAACATTTTGTTCGTGCTTTGTATAATAAAGATTTAGCTGCGCAAGATTATGTTTTTGGAAAAAAAGGATTTATTGTAAAGCCTTACGATTTTTTTACAATTTCTAAAGCAGATTCAGAAGGTCTTAAAAGGGTTAAACTTTTGGATAACAGCTTGGATATCTATTATAAAGATGTTCAAGAATCCGTCATAGAAACTACCATTTCAGAATTTCAAATAGATAAATACGGTAATTATATGCCGATACAAAATGTACTTTTTGGAGGCTATTTAGGAAGACAAAGAGTTGGCGATGCGTTACCTCTAGATTATGGTCTATCTAAAAACTAAAAGAACTCAAATTTTTTTTGAGCTCTTTAGATTTTATTTAAATAAAAATTATAAAGCTTTAAACCATTCTTGGAATTGGTTTCCTAATAAAAAAGAAGGTTTCTTATCTCCGCTTAATGAGCCAATTAAGCTCATAATCCATGCTACAAGAATCAATAAACCTAGAGCCCATCCTACAATCGGAATCCAAACGAAAAAACTTAGTAAGAAAAACCCCAAATTCTGTCTTATGTAAAAAGAACCTAGTTCAGTTTTATCACTATTATTCATTACTAATGCTATTATCCAGCCAATCCAGTAAAAGTGAGAAATAATACCAATGTTTTTTCCTTCGCTCAATAATTCTTTCGCTTCATCAGCAAATTCAGACGCTTTTTCTTTTGCTTCACTAGCAAACTCGGAAGCCTTTTCCTTAGCCTCTTTTCCTAATTCTTTGGCATCATCTGCCAATTCACTAGCTTTTTGGCTTATTTTTTCTCCTGCTCTTTTTGCACTTTCTTTAGCATCACCTATCATATTATCTAGGTCGTCACTTAAATTTTTATTTTCTTCTGACATAATTCTTGTTTTTGATTAATAATTAGTTAGCTTTTAAAATTACTAAAAAACAAATCAAATTATTTGAACGCCTCATCAATTGGCTCCCATAATTCTATCTTATTGTTTTCATTGTCAAGTATCCAAGCAAACTTTCCGTACTCATATGTCTGTATGTCACCAACAATTGTTACACCTTCTTCTCTTAAAGTTTTTATAAGAGACACCAAATCTTCGACTCTGTAGTTAAACATAAAGTCTTTTTTTGAAGGTTCAAAATAGGTAGTGTCGTCTTTAAAAGGACTCCATTGTGTTGTGGCATCTTTGTTGTTTTTGTCTTTCCACCAAAAAGTGCTACCATAGTCATCTGTGTTAAAACCAAGATGTTTTTTGTACCAGTCTTTTGATGCTTTTGGATCTTTGGATTTAAAAAATAGACCACCAATTCCTGTGACGCGTTTTTTCATGATTTTATTTCTTTTTTATTGCAGTTTCGTATATGTCAATGTACTCTTCGCAAGTCATTTTTCTTACTAGTTCTCCGATTAAATCAAACGGAATTTCATCCATCTTTTTAAATCTAATACAACTTTTTCCCATATCTAATTTACGTTTGCAATGTTTGGGATATTCGTTTACAAACCAATCATGTAATTCGGGTTTTGCGTAAATACCACTATGATATAGATTTACTGAGTTTTTTTGTGATGCAAAACTCATAAATGGCAAAGGAATTTCAGGATTACAATGATAGCCATCTGGATAAACTGAATGTGGTACATAGTAACCTATCATTTTATAAATCATACCTTCCTCAAAATCTTTTGGTAAGTTATCGTTTATGACTTTTCGTAATTTTTTTAAAGTGTCTTGACGGTCTTCAGGAACTTGACTAATATAATCTTCTGGTGATGTTGATTCGTATTGCATTGTTAGATTGATTTAGTTTTTATTTACGTTGAAGGATTAATCCCGATATTAATGAAATAATCAAACCGATAATAAAAACAGTCAAGCTCATTAATACGAAATTGAATAATGGATTTCCAAAAAGTTCTTGTTGAGATTCTAGTTCTGCGACTTTAACTTTATAAGCTTCAGCAGGTAATTCTTTTTCAATTTTTTCTATGGAATATTTGTAATACTCCGTTGAGAATTCAGGGTTTATAACCTCAGTATAAATAATATTAATAAGTCCGAAAGTAAGTGAGGCTAATAAAGTGATTAAAAGTCCAATTTTTAGAGCCTTGCCAAAACTGATGACTCCATTGTTTTCTTTATCGCGATAGCTTTTAATTCCAAAGAAGACAAATGATAAGGATAATACTATGGTTGTGTATCCGAAAATTTCACTAGTTGAAAAATCCATTGCGTCTTCAAACAGAAAAGAAATCCCGAATAAAACAATTAGTAATAAACAGCTGTAACCGCCAAATTTAATGATTGTGCGTTTCATGATTTTTAGTTTAAGATTAGGTCACAAATCTATTGTCTTATAGCTGTTTTGGGGTCATACTAAAGTACCAAATAAACCTAACTTTGGTTTAAAAGTATGATTTTTTAAATAATTCTGAAGTTTTTTGCAAACTGGACAGCTTGGGTTCTTCGTTTGGCATTGAGCTTTAAAAGTAAATTAGAAACATGTGTTTTTACAGTGCTTTCTGAAACAAATAATTTTGCTGCAATTTCTTTATTAGATAGACCTTCGGAGATATGTTGTAGCACTTCATATTCACGAGTCGTAATTTCTAGAGCATTAATTTTATCGTAATCAATTTTGTCTTGAAGTGATTCAGTGCTTCTTTGATATTTTTTATTAATAAAAACGCCTATGACGAAAAATACAATGGCGATTACTGAAATAATAATTTCAATGGTAGTACTACCAGAGTAGATACTATATTTACTAAACTGAAACAGTAATAGCAAAGCCAAAATTAGTAATCCAAAAACAAGTATGGTTTTCTTCATACTATAAAATTAGCAAAATTTTGCTTTGATTCTATCTACGATAGTTTGGGCAAGCTTTTCTTTACTTTCAATGGTCCAACCGGCTACATGAGGCGTTAGGATAACATTATCTGCATTAATAAGATATTGAAATGCTTCTGGTAAATTTGATTTTTTGCCTTTTCGCATCCATCTATATTTTGGTTCTTCTATTTTGAATAAATTCTCGAATGATGACTTTTCATATTCTAATACATCTAAACCAGCGCCTAGAATTTTCTCAGAATTTAAAGCTGATACCAAATCTTCAGTCACAACGCTTTTACCACGAGCCGTATTAATTAGCCAAAATGATTTTTTAAAGCTGTTGATGAAGTCAGTATTAACCATATTTAAAGTCAATGGAGTTTGCGGTGTATGTAAACTCAACACATCTACTTTTTCTTGAAGTTTTTCCAATGATACTTGCGTACAATTTTCATCGCCAACATTTTCTTTTATATCATAACACATCACTTCTACATCAAATCCTCTTAGTTTTTTAGCAAAGGCTTTTCCCATATTTCCATAGCCAATTAAACCTATAGTTTTACCATCTAATTCTAATCCACGATTAGCTTCGCGCAACCATTTGCCTTGCCTTACTTCCTTATCTGATTTGTTTAGTTTATTTAATAACGAAAGAAGCATACCTAAAGCATGTTCACCGACAGCATTACGATTACCTTCTGGGGCGTTAAAAAGTGTTACACCTTTATCTTCGGCGTAATCACAATCTATATTCTCTAGACCAGCACCAACTCTGCCAATGAATTTTAAGTTTTTTGCAGCGTCTAAAAATGGTTTATCAATGCTAAAACGACTGCGTATAATAATTCCATGATAATCAATAATTTTAGCTTCAATCTCTTCTTTAGAAGACGTATAATCTTCATGATTGGTAAACCCTGAATCGTTAAGTTGATTGAGAAGTAATGGATGATTAGAATCGATGTGTAATATTTTCATATCCAAGGATATTCGGTTTGTGTCATCTCGTCTTGCACTTTCCCTGTATGAGCAGTGTCTAATTTTTCAAATAAAAGTAGATGTACTTCCTCATCATTCTTGGTTGATGGGTTATGTTCTACACCTTTTGGGACAACAATCATTTCTCCTTCTTTAACTATTTCTGTACGGTCACGAAACTGCATGTAAAGTGTCCCTTTGACTACTTGAAATAACTCGTCTTCGTTCTCATGGCTATGCCAAACAAATTCGCCTTTAATTTTTGCAAGAATTACTTGCATGTCATCTACTGTGGCAATACGGTGAGGATGCCATTGTTTTGAAAAAAGTTTGTGTTTGTCTTTGATGTTTATTGCTTTCATGTAGTAAAGTTACGAAAGCAGATGTAATTAAATACCCAGAATAAGTCTAGCTATCCAGAAATAAAGCAAAATTCCTAGGATATCATTACTAGTGGTAATAAAAGGACCAGTTGCTATTGCGGGGTCAATACCGCGCTTGTCTAAAAATAGAGGAACAAAAGTACCAATGAGACCAGCCATAATAATTACAGCTACGAGTGAAATAGAAATAGCAAAAGCGGTTTGAATTTCTCCTTTGATAGCCCATACAAAAAGAAATAGGAAAACTGCTAAAATAATACCGTTTAAAGCGGCTAGTAACATCTCTTTTATGAGACGATTATTTACGCTTCCTTTAACATCATCATTGGCTAGACCTTGAACAATAATGGCGCTAGATTGTACACCAACATTTCCTGCCATTGCCGCTATTAATGGTGTAAAGAAGAATAGAACAAATGCTTTTCCTGTGAAGGCATCTTTGAAACCTTCCATAATTATGAAAGCACCAATACCGCCGATGAGTCCTAAAAATAACCACGGTAAACGCGCTCTAGTTAGTTCAATAATACTATCATCTGCCTCGACGTCTTGTGTAATACCTGCTGCTAGTTGGTAATCTTTCTCAGCTTCTTCTTTAAGGACATCGACAATATCATCAATGGTAATTCTTCCCAGAAGTGTTTTTTCGTTATCAACAACAGGAATAGCTTCTAAATCATACTTTGCCATAACTTTAGCAACTTCTTCGACATCTTCATTCACATTGACAAAATCGACATTATCTTTTGCTATGTCTGCTATTCTTTCTTCACTTTTTGCAGTAATTAAATCTTTTAAAGATAAGCGACCAATTAGTTTTTCGTCCTTACTAACCACATAAATCGAATGTACTCTAGAAACATCTTTGGCTTGACCACGAATACGACGTAAACAACCTGCAACAGTCCATGTGCCATAAACTTTTACCAATTCTTTTGCCATAAGTCCACCGGCAGTATCTTCGTCATAAGCTAAAAGTTCTTGAATTTCGGCCTTGTGTTCTTCGTCTTCAATTTGCGATATAACGGCTTCTTGACGTTCTTCCGGAAGCTCAGCAATGATATCTGCAGCGTCATCGGTATCTAGTTCTTCAACTTCTTCGGCAATTTCTTTAGCAGAAAGATTTTCTAGTATTTTTTCACGAACATCCTCATCTAATTCGGTAAGAATATCAGATGTAGTTTCGCTATCTAAAAGTTTAATGATATATATAGCCTCTTCGAAATCAAGTTCATCTAAAATCTCGGCAATATCAGCGTAGTGAAACTCATTTAAAAGTGTTTTTAGCGCCTTATCATCATTACCAATGATTAGTGCTTTTACATTTTCTATGAGCTCATCAGTGAGCTGAAATTGTATGTTTTCTTGAAGTTCTTCCACCTTAGTTTTCGTCATTCTGAATTAAAGTGGTCAACTCAATAAATTGGTCTACACTCAATTGTTCTGGACGTTGTCCAAAGATAGTATTTGCTTTTAAATTATCGGAAAGATTAAAAACTTTTAAACTATTACGTAACGTTTTACGTCGTTGTTGGAAACCTGTTTTTACAACTCGGAAGAATAATTTTTCATCGCAAGGCAACGTATAATTCTCTTTTCGGGTTAATAGTAGCACGCCAGAGTCTACTTTTGGTGGAGGGTTAAAAACACTTGGCGGTACTGTAAAAAGGTATTCGGCATTATAAAACGCTTGCGTTAAAACAGATAGAATTCCGTAAACTTTATTACCTTCTTTTGAGCAAATGCGTAAGGCAACTTCTTTTTGAAACATTCCAGAGAATTCAGGAATTTGGTCTCGTATTTCCAAGGTTTTAAAAACAATTTGAGAAGAAATATTGTAAGGGAAATTACCAATAATTGCAAATGGTTTGCCCTTAAAAACTAAGTTGAGGTCGTACTTTAAAAAATCTTTTTCATAAATTCTATCCGAAAGATTTAGGTAATTATTTTTAAGATAATCTACAGATTCTGTATCTATCTCAACAACATGTGTTGTTGTATCTTTCTCTAGCAAATATTTAGTTAAAACACCCATTCCAGGACCAATTTCCAATACATCGTCATAGCTTTTTAGGGATAAAGTATCTGCTATTTTTTTAGCGATATTTTCATCCTTTAAAAAGTGTTGTCCTAGATGTTTTTTTGCTTTTACTGACATTAATTTTATTTAAAATTTACAGCGTAAGTATCAACGACTTCGAGTTCTGTTCGGAATGCTAGCATTTTGTCTGCAAACTTTTTTAAACCTTCTTGTCTTAATGCATCCGCATCTTCTTGATAATATCTGTCTAATGCTTCACGTGAATAGGATCGGTATTGAATTGAATATGTTTGTCCACCCATTTCTTCTTCTACCAAAACTCTAGAAAATGTTGCGCCGTCAAATTTTCCTGTAGCTAGTACCTTTGGAATGTGCGCTTTTATCCAAATAAGCCACTCGTCATGCGCAGAATCTTCAATGTTTACAGTTACGTTATAAATAATCATAGATGATAAATTCAATATTTAAATTACAAGGCTCAAAGGTAGCTCTTTTGGAATTTAATTTATCGTGTCTCCTCGAAGCATTCTGAATTTCTTTCGAGCTTCGACAAAATAAATACTGTCTTCGTGGTTAAAGATTATTTTTTTGTAAAGTGATTTAGCTTCTTCTGGCTTGTCAAGGTATAAATTATAGAGTTCTGCCAAATAGTAATAGGCATCGTCAATAAAAATATCTTCGCGATAGTCCGCTATAATCTTCTGATAGTTGGCTTCGGCTTTTTCAAATTGATTTAGCTTCTCATGAAGTTTTGCTTGTGTGAATAATGTTTCGTCTATAATGCTTTCACCATTATGTTCCATCAAAATTTTATCTAACAGTTTTATAGCATCACCAGTTTTATTCTGAAATGCCAGTAAGTCGGCCTTTGCGTAATATTTTAATGCAGTTTGCGTGGTATCGTCCCACTTGTTATCAGAGATCAAGAGTTTTAAATCCAGAGCATCATTGGCAATCAATTGTGAGGTGGATGCTTTTAAAACTTTTAGTTGAGATTCTGCCCAATCGAAATCGCCTTTATAATAGCTGGTCTTGGCAATTTTATAGGCAGCCTCTTGAGCAATGGTACTGTTTTTTAGGCTTGTTTTTATTTGTGTGTAAAAAATAAGAGCTTCATTAAATTTTTCTTGAAGGACCAAAATGTCAGCCAAACGTAATTTTACCAAACCTTCTTGAAAAGGCGAAATATCTAATTTGTAAGATTTTTTTAAAAAATCAGACGCCTCTTTAGGTTTGTTTAAATTGAAAGCCAAAAACTGTCCATAAGATAATTGTAAGGACAATGTAGATTCTAGTTTTCCAAAATCATTAAATAATGATAAATAGGTTTCATTAATTTTTTCTAACTCTTTTTGTGAAGCATTTTCGGCTTGAATTTCTAACAAAGATTGATGTGCTAAAAGCAAAATGTCTCTTTCTTGAGAAGTCTCGAGTATATAATTAAAAATGTCAGTAGCTGTCTCGATATCATCATCGTCTTTAGAAGTAATGGCTAAGTCTATAATCCTATCTAAGCTTTCAGGATTACGTTTGTAAAGTGCCTTTTCTTGAACAAAAGATTTGTTGTATTGTTTTTCTTGGACATACAACCAACTGAGCATTTCGTACCAATATGAGTCGGGACTAGATTGAATTTTTTTAAGTAATAAAACACGAAGTGATTTGTTATTCTCTGTGTCTTTATTTTCAGACACAAACTGGCTCAGATTTCGTTTAATATTGTTTAGTGCGTTGGGTTTAAATTCAACATAATCAATATAATTAGAAAACATGTTTTTTACATCGCCCAAATCTCCATAAATCCGAGCTAACTGAATACTAAAGTTTTTTTCGGGTAATAAATTAGTTGCCTTTTTATAGGCTTTTATGGCTTGTGGTAACAAGGAATGCTTCTCAAAACGTTGTCCAAGTCCATAGATGTATGTTGGTTTTTCGTCAATAGTACTTATTGCTTCTTGGTATAAGGTTTCAGCTTTTGAAATACTATCCATGAGTTGATAGTTATAACCAAGTTCAACAAGCATTATAGGTATTCTGGTTTTTTCGATACGTTTTTCTAAAAGTAATTTAGCATTCTCATATTGTTCTAGTTGCTGGTAAGTGCCCACCATCTTATATACATAAGTGTAAGAGTAAGGTTTGGCTTCATACAACTTTTTATAAGTCAATAATGCTTTTTGAAACTCACCACGATTGTAATAGCTGTCCGCTAAATCTAATTGTTTTTTGTCTGCACGTTGTGCTGTTGCAGGAGCAAATAGAAATAGTGCTATGGAGAAAAATAATATGTGCTTAATAGACGTCATAAGTTGTAAATATAACAAATGGCGCGTTTAGATATTGTAAATGGTATCATAAAAAAATGCCCAAGATCTCTTGAGCATTTTTATATAAAACATATAATGTCTAGCTTATAATATCAAAGCCAGTATAAGGAATCAAAACCTTAGGAATTTTAATACCATCCTCAGTTTGATAATTTTCGAGAATACTAGCTAAAATTCTTGGTAAAGCTAAAGAGCTTCCGTTTAAAGTATGTGCTAATTCATTTTTACCATTGCTATTTTTAAAACGCAGTTTTAATCGATTAGATTGGTAAGTTTCAAAATTAGATATAGAAGAAACTTCTAACCAACGCTCTTGCGCGCCAGAAAACACTTCAAAATCATAAGTCAACGCAGAAGCAAAGGTTAAGTCTCCTCCACAAAGTCTAAGAATTCTGTATGGTAATTTGAGTTCTTTTAAAATATCTTGAACATGAGATACCATATTGTCTAATGCTTCGTAAGATTTTGACGGATGTTCTACACGTATGATTTCCACCTTGTCAAATTGGTGTAAACGATTTAGACCACGTACATGCGCGCCATAACTTCCAGCTTCACGTCTAAAGCAAGGTGTATAGCCTGTAATCCCAATTGGTAAATCACCTTCATTAACGATGACATCTCTAAAAATATTTGTCCCAGGAACTTCTGCAGTTGGTATTAAATACAAATTGTCTTCTGTTACATGATACATTTGACCTTCTTTGTCAGGCAATTGACCAGTGCCAAAACCTGATGCCTCATTTACTAAGTGAGGTAATTGATATTCTGTATAACCAACACT
This DNA window, taken from Winogradskyella sp. PC-19, encodes the following:
- a CDS encoding DUF4199 domain-containing protein, which encodes MKRTIIKFGGYSCLLLIVLFGISFLFEDAMDFSTSEIFGYTTIVLSLSFVFFGIKSYRDKENNGVISFGKALKIGLLITLLASLTFGLINIIYTEVINPEFSTEYYKYSIEKIEKELPAEAYKVKVAELESQQELFGNPLFNFVLMSLTVFIIGLIISLISGLILQRK
- a CDS encoding response regulator transcription factor gives rise to the protein MKKTILVFGLLILALLLLFQFSKYSIYSGSTTIEIIISVIAIVFFVIGVFINKKYQRSTESLQDKIDYDKINALEITTREYEVLQHISEGLSNKEIAAKLFVSESTVKTHVSNLLLKLNAKRRTQAVQFAKNFRII
- a CDS encoding 2-hydroxyacid dehydrogenase, yielding MKILHIDSNHPLLLNQLNDSGFTNHEDYTSSKEEIEAKIIDYHGIIIRSRFSIDKPFLDAAKNLKFIGRVGAGLENIDCDYAEDKGVTLFNAPEGNRNAVGEHALGMLLSLLNKLNKSDKEVRQGKWLREANRGLELDGKTIGLIGYGNMGKAFAKKLRGFDVEVMCYDIKENVGDENCTQVSLEKLQEKVDVLSLHTPQTPLTLNMVNTDFINSFKKSFWLINTARGKSVVTEDLVSALNSEKILGAGLDVLEYEKSSFENLFKIEEPKYRWMRKGKKSNLPEAFQYLINADNVILTPHVAGWTIESKEKLAQTIVDRIKAKFC
- a CDS encoding cupin domain-containing protein, yielding MKAINIKDKHKLFSKQWHPHRIATVDDMQVILAKIKGEFVWHSHENEDELFQVVKGTLYMQFRDRTEIVKEGEMIVVPKGVEHNPSTKNDEEVHLLLFEKLDTAHTGKVQDEMTQTEYPWI
- the mgtE gene encoding magnesium transporter codes for the protein MTKTKVEELQENIQFQLTDELIENVKALIIGNDDKALKTLLNEFHYADIAEILDELDFEEAIYIIKLLDSETTSDILTELDEDVREKILENLSAKEIAEEVEELDTDDAADIIAELPEERQEAVISQIEDEEHKAEIQELLAYDEDTAGGLMAKELVKVYGTWTVAGCLRRIRGQAKDVSRVHSIYVVSKDEKLIGRLSLKDLITAKSEERIADIAKDNVDFVNVNEDVEEVAKVMAKYDLEAIPVVDNEKTLLGRITIDDIVDVLKEEAEKDYQLAAGITQDVEADDSIIELTRARLPWLFLGLIGGIGAFIIMEGFKDAFTGKAFVLFFFTPLIAAMAGNVGVQSSAIIVQGLANDDVKGSVNNRLIKEMLLAALNGIILAVFLFLFVWAIKGEIQTAFAISISLVAVIIMAGLIGTFVPLFLDKRGIDPAIATGPFITTSNDILGILLYFWIARLILGI
- the rsmA gene encoding 16S rRNA (adenine(1518)-N(6)/adenine(1519)-N(6))-dimethyltransferase RsmA codes for the protein MSVKAKKHLGQHFLKDENIAKKIADTLSLKSYDDVLEIGPGMGVLTKYLLEKDTTTHVVEIDTESVDYLKNNYLNLSDRIYEKDFLKYDLNLVFKGKPFAIIGNFPYNISSQIVFKTLEIRDQIPEFSGMFQKEVALRICSKEGNKVYGILSVLTQAFYNAEYLFTVPPSVFNPPPKVDSGVLLLTRKENYTLPCDEKLFFRVVKTGFQQRRKTLRNSLKVFNLSDNLKANTIFGQRPEQLSVDQFIELTTLIQNDEN
- a CDS encoding DUF4286 family protein translates to MIIYNVTVNIEDSAHDEWLIWIKAHIPKVLATGKFDGATFSRVLVEEEMGGQTYSIQYRSYSREALDRYYQEDADALRQEGLKKFADKMLAFRTELEVVDTYAVNFK